One part of the Amaranthus tricolor cultivar Red isolate AtriRed21 chromosome 16, ASM2621246v1, whole genome shotgun sequence genome encodes these proteins:
- the LOC130802250 gene encoding protein PIN-LIKES 2-like → MDESLFSKLNEGLKGESLFISIVPLLKLISLTLMGVLLAHPKAKLVPRATFKLLSKLVFALFLPCLIFNNLGQTITLENITLWWFIPLNVVLSVGIGCFLGYLVALICRPPPQFFRFTIIMTALGNMGNLPLAFITSICHTKNHPFGKDCQKNGIAYDSFSQWVAISLVYTFVYHMMEPPLEYYEVIEDASIQDNEIIIEEEVEEEIDQDMIVRNDSELSMPILHDAEWPGMDDKDIDYSKTPFVARVFNSLIFNSLREFPDLGMSLEEGQGQVHHYDDKSSLRCLPEPKIMRKIRIVAEQTPIKHILSPPIIASFLAIFVGMVPQLESLVFGDEAPLSFITDSFQFMARAMMPFVMLVLGGMLAEGPEESTLGLRTTIGIIVARLLVLPLVGIGVLLLTDKWGLLVEGDLMFRFVIFLHYVTPSAILLGAIASLRGYAVQETSAILFWQHVFAVVSTSLYIYVFFKFLAPSFT, encoded by the coding sequence ATGGATGAATCATTGTTTTCTAAGCTAAATGAAGGGTTGAAAGGGGAGAGTTTATTCATTTCTATTGTGCCATTACTAAAGCTAATCTCTTTAACCTTAATGGGGGTACTATTAGCACACCCAAAAGCAAAACTTGTACCAAGAGCTACATTCAAACTTCTAAGTAAGCTTGTATTTGCCCTCTTTTTACCTTGCTTGATCTTCAACAACTTAGGCCAAACCATCACTTTGGAAAATATAACACTTTGGTGGTTCATACCCTTAAATGTTGTCCTCTCAGTTGGAATAGGGTGCTTCTTAGGGTACCTTGTTGCCCTTATATGTCGTCCACCACCCCAATTTTTTCGATTTACTATCATCATGACCGCGTTAGGAAACATGGGTAATCTTCCTTTAGCTTTCATAACATCAATTTGTCATACAAAGAATCATCCTTTTGGAAAAGACTGTCAAAAGAATGGGATTGCTTATGATTCTTTCTCTCAATGGGTGGCTATTTCTCTTGTTTATACATTTGTTTATCATATGATGGAGCCTCCTTTAGAATACTATGAAGTTATTGAAGATGCCAGTATTCAAGATAATGAAATTATCATAGAAgaagaggttgaagaagaaataGATCAAGATATGATTGTTAGAAATGATAGTGAGTTAAGTATGCCAATTCTTCATGATGCTGAATGGCCGGGGATGGATGACAAAGATATTGATTACTCAAAAACACCCTTTGTTGCTCGAGTTTTTAACTCTTTGATCTTTAATTCCCTTAGAGAATTCCCTGATTTAGGAATGAGTCTCGAAGAAGGTCAAGGTCAAGTGCATCATTATGACGATAAATCATCATTAAGGTGTTTACCTGAGCCAAAGATAATGAGAAAAATTAGGATTGTAGCAGAACAAACACCAATAAAACATATTCTAAGTCCACCAATTATTGCTTCATTTTTAGCCATATTTGTTGGTATGGTGCCTCAATTGGAAAGCCTTGTATTTGGTGATGAAGCTCCGCTTTCTTTCATCACCGATAGTTTTCAGTTCATGGCTCGTGCAATGATGCCCTTTGTTATGCTCGTGTTAGGAGGGATGTTAGCCGAGGGGCCAGAAGAGTCCACGCTCGGTCTTAGGACTACTATTGGGATCATTGTTGCAAGACTTTTGGTGCTTCCTTTGGTAGGAATTGGAGTCCTACTCTTAACTGATAAATGGGGATTATTGGTTGAAGGTGATCTAATGTTTAGGTTTGTCATTTTTTTGCATTACGTTACACCGAGTGCTATACTACTTGGTGCTATTGCTAGCTTGAGGGGTTACGCAGTTCAAGAAACTTCAGCAATTTTGTTTTGGCAACATGTTTTTGCTGTTGTTTCTACTtctttgtatatatatgtgtttttTAAGTTTCTCGCCCCTTCTTTTACTTAA
- the LOC130802248 gene encoding uncharacterized protein LOC130802248: MSSILYFLPHSSSCTLKFQLINKIYPPFSLSDSSCLLINSLKLPTEKTNQKKLSKIKSCSESQSKNLRTCKNCKTQFDPVHNHPLACRFHIAHFGGETKRKFESVYTGGTLDTPNSGQVFQYWHCCGSEDPFDQGCTSAPHSSYDD, encoded by the exons ATGTCCTCAATTCTATACTTTCTTCCTCACTCATCATCTTGTACACTCAAATtccaattaattaacaaaatttatcCTCCATTTTCTTTATCAGATTCTTCCTGTTTACTGATCAATTCTCTGAAATTACCCACTGAAAAAACTAATCAGAAAAAACTGagcaaaatcaaatcttgtTCAGAATCACAAAGTAAAAATCTCAGAACCTGCAAGAATTGTAAAACCCAGTTCGACCCAGTTCATAATCATCCTCTTGCTTGCCGATTTCATATTGCCCATTTTGGAG GGGAGACAAAGAGGAAGTTTGAGAGCGTATACACAGGCGGTACGTTAGATACCCCAAACTCGGGCCAAGTTTTCCAGTACTGGCATTGTTGTGGATCTGAAGACCCATTCGACCAAGGATGCACTTCAGCCCCACATTCATCCTACGATGATTGA
- the LOC130802251 gene encoding pentatricopeptide repeat-containing protein At4g02820, mitochondrial gives MLQRRIGAAAISAGRHFSAAVETVTPKTSAISITAKPSSSPSKSPSPNKGKGTLARRLLALVLPKRSAVITIRQWIEEGNAVRKYELNRIVRELRRLKRFKHALEICEWMRTQEDIKLLPGDFAVHLDLIAKLRGLNSAEKFFEDLPENMRIESTLSALLHTYVQYRVYDKAEALMTKMSECGYVKCPLPYNHLMTMYIDVGNFEKIPEIIEELKKNTKPDTVTYNLWLTMCQSLNDVETAENVFLEMKNAKLEPDWMTYSILASLYTKRELYDKAEFSLKEMEKRMSRKSRSAYASLISLYTNLGRKNEVHRIWKITKSLYRKLNDAEYLCMIASLIKLGELRKAEKFYDEWESLSNTGDSRIPNLLVGAYINMNQMEKATAFFDQFTQKGIKPSYTTWELLTFGYLKLKQIDRVLDCVEKAITSVKKWEPNLTIIREVYVLLEEQRNIEGAEKMLSVLRNAGYVTIEIYNMLLRTYAKAGKMPLIIEERMTADEVLPNEETRELIKLTSTMCVADVSSSLA, from the exons atgtTACAACGCCGCATCGGAGCCGCCGCCATTTCCGCCGGTCGCCATTTCTCTGCGGCGGTTGAAACTGTAACACCTAAAACCTCCGCCATTTCAATTACCGCAAAgccttcttcttctccttcaAAATCACCATCACCAAATAAAGGGAAAGGTACATTAGCAAGAAGACTTCTGGCCTTAGTACTCCCAAAACGCAGCGCGGTGATCACAATTCGTCAATGGATAGAAGAAGGAAATGCCGTTCGCAAGTATGAACTCAATCGCATTGTTCGTGAACTTCGTAGACTCAAACGTTTTAAGCATGCCCTTGAG ATTTGCGAATGGATGAGAACCCAAGAGGACATCAAGTTGTTGCCCGGAGATTTTGCAGTTCATTTGGACTTGATTGCTAAACTCCGTGGCTTGAATAGTGCTGAGAAGTTTTTCGAAGATCTACCCGAAAATATGAGGATAGAATCAACACTTTCTGCGCTGTTACACACGTATGTACAATACCGTGTCTATGATAAAGCTGAGGCTTTGATGACCAAGATGTCAGAATGCGGTTATGTGAAGTGCCCCCTTCCTTATAATCACTTGATGACCATGTACATTGATGTTGGAAACTTCGAGAAGATTCCTGAGATCATTGAAGAGTTGAAAAAGAATACAAAACCTGATACTGTAACTTATAATCTGTGGTTAACCATGTGCCAGTCTCTGAATGATGTTGAAACTGCAGAGAATGTTTTCCTTGAAATGAAGAACGCGAAATTGGAGCCTGATTGGATGACATACAGCATATTAGCCAGCCTATATACGAAGAGGGAATTGTATGATAAAGCCGAGTTCTCTTTGAAGGAAATGGAGAAGAGGATGTCTCGTAAAAGTCGATCTGCGTATGCTTCTCTTATCAGTTTGTATACAAATCTTGGAAGGAAAAATGAAGTTCATAGAATATGGAAGATCACAAAGTCGTTATATCGAAAACTGAATGACGCCGAGTACCTCTGCATGATAGCTTCCCTCATTAAACTCGGAGAACTTAGAAAGGCGGAGAAATTTTATGATGAGTGGGAGTCTTTATCTAATACTGGCGACTCACGTATCCCTAATTTGCTTGTCGGAGCTTACATCAACATGAACCAGATGGAAAAAGCTACCGCCTTTTTTGATCAATTCACGCAGAAAGGCATTAAACCTAGCTACACCACTTGGGAGCTTCTCACTTTTGGTTATCTTAAATTGAAGCAGATTGACCGAGTTCTGGACTGTGTCGAAAAAGCCATCACCAGTGTTAAGAAATGGGAACCGAACTTAACAATCATCCGTGAGGTTTATGTGCTTTTAGAGGAGCAAAGGAACATCGAGGGTGCTGAAAAGATGCTTTCGGTCCTTCGTAATGCTGGGTATGTGACCATAGAGATATACAATATGTTGCTTCGAACTTACGCAAAAGCTGGGAAGATGCCTCTTATAATTGAAGAAAGGATGACAGCAGATGAAGTTTTGCCCAATGAAGAAACCCGGGAACTTATCAAACTAACAAGCACAATGTGTGTTGCTGATGTTTCGAGCTCTCTAGCTTGA
- the LOC130802249 gene encoding uncharacterized protein LOC130802249: MNTTSLAKIRNPLYKSSPFNKNTIHFSKNNKIHRVNFISSALRRNNSYGSQSEGRIVDENMIVLRKRIHEMKMVERNYEPPKEWMEWEKQIYTQYDEYIVMVLGLIQAQLMETRPSVALGALALLTLSVPTSLILLANHIAQTTNTIFKL; the protein is encoded by the coding sequence ATGAACACTACAAGTCTTGCCAAAATTAGAAACCCTCTCTACAAATCCTCTCCTTTCAACAAAAACACTAtccatttttcaaaaaacaacaaaattcatCGTGTTAACTTCATATCATCAGCTCTTAGAAGAAATAACTCGTATGGGTCTCAATCTGAAGGGCGTATAGTAGACGAAAATATGATCGTTTTAAGAAAAAGAATTCATGAAATGAAGATGGTCGAGAGAAATTACGAGCCTCCTAAAGAATGGATGGAATGGGAGAAGCAAATTTATACTCAATATGATGAGTATATTGTCATGGTTTTAGGTTTGATACAAGCTCAATTGATGGAAACAAGACCAAGTGTTGCCCTTGGTGCTTTGGCTTTGCTTACTTTGAGTGTGCCCACTTCTTTAATTTTGCTTGCTAACCACATTGCTCAAACTACTAATACTATCTTTAAGCTATAG
- the LOC130802253 gene encoding uncharacterized protein LOC130802253, giving the protein MEEDGSRSMPSAHEQEAAVKKKYGGIVPKKPPLISKDHERAYFDSADWALGKQGVEKPKGPLEALRPKLQPTQQQTRYRKSPCAPAAGEDGENAASEEATST; this is encoded by the exons ATGGAAGAAGATGGTTCAAGGTCAATGCCATCTGCTCATGAACAG GAAGCTGCTGTTAAGAAAAAGTATGGAGGAATTGTGCCCAAGAAACCACCACTAATTTCAAAG GATCATGAGAGGGCGTATTTTGATTCAGCTGATTGGGCTCTCGGGAAG CAAGGTGTAGAGAAGCCTAAAGGTCCTCTTGAGGCACTTCGACCTAAGCTACAG CCAACTCAACAACAAACACGATACCGCAAATCTCCTTGTGCTCCAGCAGCAGGAGAAG ATGGAGAAAATGCGGCTTCTGAGGAAGCGACTTCTACTTGA
- the LOC130802246 gene encoding ATP-dependent Clp protease proteolytic subunit 3, chloroplastic-like, producing MEMSSLTFATQPSSTPLNFFNHSLNQLKPSIPSISVTNTFNSLNHSRKRSILVKAFNGSFEHQTLSSNWEFTGTTAPYLPRFEELDTTNMLLRQRIIFLGSQIDDTTADFVISQLLLLDAEDSKKDIKLFINSPGGSVTAGMGIYDAMKQCKADVSTICMGLAASMGAFLLASGSKGKRYCMPNSRVMIHQPLGTAGGKATEMSIRIREMNYHKLKLNKILSRITGKPEEQIEIDTDRDNFMNPWEAKEYGLIDAVIDDGKPGLIAPIGETTAPPKTKVWDLWKIEGSRKAKKNLPSENKILRNGYPGSQGTEDPKIL from the exons ATGGAAATGAGCAGTTTAACTTTTGCTACACAACCATCTTCAACACCattgaatttcttcaatcatAGTTTAAACCAATTGAAGCCTTCAATTCCATCAATTTCAGTAACAAACACTTTTAATTCATTGAATCATAGCAGAAAAAGATCCATTCTAGTTAAAGCCTTTAATGGGTCATTTGAACACCAAACTTTATCTTCCAATTGGGAATTTACAGGAACAACTGCACCTTATTTGCCCAGATTTGAAGAACTTGATACTACCAATATGCTTCTTCGTCAAAGAATCATCTTTTTGGGGTCTCAA ATTGATGACACTACAGCAGATTTTGTGATAAGCCAGCTCTTACTTTTGGATGCAGAAGATTCTAAGAAGGATATAAAGTTGTTTATTAACTCTCCTGGTGGATCAGTGACTGCAG GGATGGGAATTTATGATGCTATGAAACAGTGCAAGGCAGATGTATCTACTATATGCATGGGATTAGCTGCATCTATGGGTGCCTTTCTTCTTGCTTCGGGTAGTAAAGGGAAACGTTATTGCATGCCGAATTCAAGAGTTATGATTCATCAACCACTCGGAACAGCTGGTGGAAAG GCAACGGAGATGAGCATACGTATTAGAGAAATGAATTACCACAAACTCAAACTCAACAAAATCTTGTCGAGAATCACGGGAAAGCCCGAGGAGCAG ATAGAAATAGACACTGATCGTGACAATTTCATGAACCCGTGGGAGGCAAAAGAATACGGACTGATAGATGCTGTTATTGATGATGGTAAGCCTGGTTTGATCGCACCCATTGGAGAGACAACCGCACCTCCAAAAACAAAGGTGTGGGATCTTTGGAAGATTGAGGGTAGTCGCAAAGCCAAGAAGAATCTTCCCTCTGAGAACAAGATCTTACGGAATGGTTATCCTGGAAGCCAAGGCACTGAGGACCCGAAAATCCTGTAA